One stretch of Pseudoalteromonas shioyasakiensis DNA includes these proteins:
- a CDS encoding acetoacetate decarboxylase: MTDQTNYSHFLSNPVAKPPCRMINAQMYGFFVSGCEQKMQQYVDATLNLLATESTSFNVLGSACLLTFTDIEKISSLTPPFSEHGWMQETDIIIWLPVAKMQDGDISHLYWYPAFISVNNIYALINGREAWGYNKYLCEYQMPTAVSDAGPFSITLECFDVFHPDSKLAMHELLTIEQTQASTKENLLDNLSQFSKHVTDLFDAQIKGIDISLLKQLLEGFIHPQMDQILFKQFPDGVGEKAVYQSVVHSPSLIKKIHQLKLLHNDFSLDVKALASFPLNDMFGIALGKQVVHLPFYVNMDFDQLGATQLLPA; encoded by the coding sequence ATGACGGACCAAACAAATTACAGCCACTTCTTATCTAACCCGGTTGCTAAACCACCTTGTCGAATGATCAACGCGCAAATGTATGGTTTTTTTGTGTCTGGCTGCGAGCAAAAAATGCAGCAGTATGTTGATGCAACTTTAAATCTACTAGCAACTGAATCAACCTCGTTTAATGTGTTAGGGAGTGCTTGTTTACTTACCTTCACTGATATCGAAAAAATTTCTTCGTTAACGCCACCGTTTTCTGAGCATGGCTGGATGCAAGAAACCGATATTATTATTTGGCTCCCAGTAGCAAAAATGCAAGATGGTGATATTAGCCATTTATATTGGTATCCGGCTTTTATTAGTGTGAATAATATCTATGCCTTAATTAATGGCAGAGAGGCTTGGGGTTACAATAAATACTTATGTGAATACCAAATGCCTACAGCTGTGAGTGATGCGGGGCCCTTTAGTATAACTTTAGAATGTTTTGATGTATTTCACCCAGACTCTAAATTAGCGATGCATGAGCTATTAACCATTGAGCAAACACAAGCAAGTACCAAGGAAAACTTACTCGATAACTTATCGCAATTTTCTAAGCACGTAACAGACTTGTTTGATGCGCAAATTAAAGGCATTGACATATCACTTCTTAAACAATTGTTAGAGGGATTTATACACCCGCAGATGGATCAGATTTTATTTAAACAATTTCCTGATGGTGTAGGAGAAAAAGCGGTTTATCAGAGCGTTGTTCATTCGCCATCACTAATCAAAAAAATCCACCAATTAAAACTTTTACACAATGATTTTAGTCTTGATGTAAAAGCGCTTGCGAGTTTTCCTTTAAATGACATGTTTGGCATCGCACTTGGCAAGCAAGTTGTTCATTTACCTTTTTACGTCAATATGGATTTTGACCAGCTTGGCGCAACACAACTGTTACCAGCATAG
- a CDS encoding NAD(P)-binding protein — translation MEKEKITIVGGGVAAMTAAVYLTEQVNWQSQREITVYQQGWRLGGKGASGRNAHFGQRIEEHGLHVWFGAYVNSFRTLEGVYNSLNRPASCSLATWQQAFKPHSFIALQEFIDNEWQTWPIDFPTVAGNPADGSLDITVWDFVTMTLAWLKKWTEGIEHVCQQQHAQTTLVTKKSRDQSLLKHMYQEIKADIDTHLNGAKQFIDDIEAGATEIASNPRTLITHLLQFTEKQATHTDKQADRLVIWYIVRKLKRWFKDQVIDLLDDNPELRRLYICADLAIAMLTGLIKDKVYRDGFGVINCYDFRQWLEKNGANKTYSVDSAPVRGFYDLVFAYPKGDFNKPNVEAGVAALAMLRIGLCYKGGVMWKMQAGMGDVIFGPIYELLKQRGVKFKFFHQLTNLSAGQNDQGESLVSEIKLCQQVSLIGQDYEPLIDVKKLPCWPSEPLYEQISPEQAHLLQEYQINLESFWSNWPEVYQEHFSTPLPTVSLRHGIDFDTLILGVSVASLEHVASELLAVDYALSQQATKVQSVATQACQVWLNKTDPQLGFTQTNAADEGPILSGFVEPFDTWAAMGNLLDKEDWPSENAPVNIAYFCSAFSCENYPPASAHQFPEQMKAEVKLNMHNLFSADMRPLWPEAYIDNKFDWQVFYSDPHSILPVLEQQYWRVNVDPSERYVLSVVDSSKYRLATDGSQFVNLRITGDWIKTGVNAGCVEAAVMAGMQTARAICGWPTKISGEHAFEKG, via the coding sequence ATGGAAAAAGAAAAAATCACTATTGTCGGGGGCGGTGTTGCAGCGATGACTGCGGCTGTGTACTTAACCGAGCAAGTTAATTGGCAAAGCCAGCGCGAAATTACTGTCTATCAACAAGGCTGGCGTCTTGGCGGGAAAGGGGCAAGTGGCCGTAACGCCCATTTCGGACAGCGAATTGAAGAGCATGGTTTACATGTTTGGTTTGGCGCATACGTGAATAGTTTTCGCACCTTAGAAGGTGTATATAATTCACTCAATAGACCCGCTAGTTGTTCATTGGCTACTTGGCAGCAGGCCTTTAAACCACACAGCTTTATTGCCTTACAAGAGTTTATTGATAACGAATGGCAAACTTGGCCGATTGATTTTCCAACCGTTGCAGGTAACCCCGCTGATGGCAGCCTAGATATAACAGTGTGGGACTTTGTCACCATGACATTAGCATGGCTAAAAAAATGGACCGAAGGCATTGAGCATGTTTGTCAGCAGCAACATGCTCAAACTACGTTAGTGACTAAAAAATCACGGGATCAATCGTTACTCAAGCACATGTATCAAGAAATCAAAGCAGATATTGATACCCATTTAAATGGCGCAAAGCAGTTTATTGATGATATTGAAGCAGGCGCAACTGAAATTGCCTCGAACCCACGAACATTGATAACCCATTTGCTACAGTTCACTGAAAAGCAGGCTACGCACACCGATAAGCAAGCTGATCGCTTGGTGATTTGGTATATCGTCAGAAAGTTAAAACGTTGGTTTAAAGATCAAGTGATTGATTTACTGGATGACAACCCAGAGCTGCGTAGACTTTATATTTGCGCCGATCTTGCTATTGCAATGCTCACAGGACTGATTAAAGACAAGGTCTATCGAGACGGTTTTGGCGTCATTAATTGCTACGATTTTCGTCAGTGGCTAGAAAAAAATGGTGCTAACAAAACTTACAGTGTCGATTCAGCGCCAGTACGTGGCTTTTATGATTTGGTGTTCGCTTATCCAAAAGGAGACTTTAATAAACCCAATGTTGAAGCCGGTGTTGCCGCCCTTGCCATGTTACGAATAGGCCTTTGCTACAAAGGTGGCGTGATGTGGAAAATGCAAGCAGGGATGGGCGATGTCATTTTCGGTCCAATTTATGAGCTTTTAAAGCAGCGCGGCGTTAAGTTTAAGTTTTTTCATCAGTTAACTAACTTATCGGCAGGACAAAATGACCAAGGTGAGTCGCTGGTAAGTGAAATTAAACTTTGCCAACAGGTGAGTTTAATTGGCCAAGATTATGAACCGCTTATTGATGTAAAAAAACTACCTTGCTGGCCTAGTGAGCCATTGTATGAGCAAATCAGTCCTGAACAAGCGCATTTATTACAAGAATATCAGATCAATTTAGAGTCATTTTGGAGTAATTGGCCTGAGGTCTATCAAGAGCACTTTAGCACCCCATTGCCAACAGTGTCCCTACGCCATGGTATTGATTTTGATACACTGATTTTAGGTGTCTCAGTTGCCTCACTTGAACATGTAGCCTCTGAACTTTTAGCTGTAGATTACGCGCTTTCTCAACAAGCAACAAAAGTGCAAAGTGTGGCGACTCAGGCTTGCCAAGTATGGTTGAATAAAACCGATCCACAACTTGGCTTTACGCAAACTAATGCCGCTGATGAAGGGCCTATTTTAAGCGGCTTTGTTGAGCCGTTTGATACTTGGGCCGCAATGGGCAATTTGCTAGATAAAGAAGATTGGCCAAGTGAAAATGCGCCAGTGAACATTGCCTATTTTTGCAGTGCGTTTAGCTGCGAAAACTACCCACCTGCCAGTGCACATCAATTCCCAGAGCAAATGAAAGCCGAAGTCAAATTGAATATGCATAATTTGTTTAGCGCAGATATGCGGCCACTTTGGCCCGAAGCCTATATTGATAACAAGTTTGATTGGCAGGTTTTTTATAGTGATCCACACAGCATTTTACCTGTACTTGAGCAGCAATATTGGCGCGTTAATGTAGACCCTAGTGAGCGCTATGTTTTATCTGTGGTTGATTCGAGTAAATACCGCCTTGCTACAGATGGCAGTCAGTTTGTCAATTTACGCATCACTGGCGACTGGATAAAAACAGGGGTTAATGCAGGTTGTGTTGAGGCTGCTGTGATGGCAGGTATGCAAACAGCGCGGGCAATATGTGGTTGGCCAACTAAGATCAGCGGAGAGCACGCATTCGAAAAAGGTTAG
- a CDS encoding TonB-dependent receptor encodes MLSSTSLAACVMASAVAQGAEIEKDMEVISVYAQKRPQAIEDVSVAVSQVDGEILKAQHFKDSTEIGLFAPNVKITQNAAEGTPPAVSIRGVGLLDYNTANTSPVAMYIDGVAVGSANNQIVNLYDIEQLDILRGPQGTLFGRNSTGGAILIRSNRPEFDSYGSLTLGIANNNATSIDGMWNQQLSDSSAMRIAVNYQDYEYSTNNIYTDSPTAGMEQKNARVSFLSEWDEVDLYLQAHIEDWDGIAQPVGSIGIVANPLTGELCSPADAGSTRCFDNFGFNDGSDDFFAVSVNNDSPHKSDGYGFIAEVNWHLNEQSTFTTLSSFNDLERSHAFNCDGSPARLCEGVLGLDTHLISQEFRLLNEFADYTLTSGVYFADETIEQDNLNDILRDFRGILPTNLTATFIYDNEIEMQNLAVFSQIEVPVADKWMITAGLRYDYESLEYDSIATLNTVLDVNDLDGVLVPFYRVTDEQSDNGFSGQFAINYRYSDASNLYYRFANGSKSGGYNGGFLSSEEQAMLANYGKERLNAHEVGLKSFWPSQQLRMNWAAFYYDYNDQQVFMNQASETPQMPPVQLLENVADSTIYGLETEINYQATKQLAMLLSVGYIPHAEFEEYVDPLGNSITDNQLPFTSKWNVSAGLKYDTSLASYPLSANIIYDYQSEFYFDQNMNPYARQDGFSIVNAHLKYDVDNWSFTLWGKNLFDTEYSQLKFDLSSFLGMLEDFKGEGRRYGFDVSLQF; translated from the coding sequence ATGTTGTCGAGCACCAGCTTGGCGGCATGTGTAATGGCAAGCGCTGTTGCACAAGGAGCTGAGATTGAAAAAGACATGGAAGTTATTAGCGTTTATGCACAAAAACGTCCGCAAGCAATTGAAGACGTGAGTGTAGCGGTAAGCCAAGTGGATGGCGAAATTTTAAAAGCTCAGCATTTTAAAGATTCAACTGAAATTGGTTTGTTTGCGCCAAATGTAAAAATAACCCAAAACGCCGCAGAAGGAACGCCACCTGCTGTTAGTATTCGAGGGGTAGGGTTACTTGATTACAATACGGCGAACACTTCACCTGTCGCTATGTATATTGATGGCGTTGCGGTGGGGTCTGCCAATAATCAAATTGTTAACTTATACGATATTGAACAGCTCGATATTTTACGCGGCCCACAAGGCACTCTGTTTGGGCGAAATTCTACCGGTGGTGCAATTCTGATTCGCTCAAACCGCCCTGAGTTTGATAGCTATGGTTCATTGACATTAGGCATTGCCAATAATAACGCTACTAGCATCGATGGTATGTGGAACCAACAACTATCAGATTCAAGTGCAATGCGTATTGCTGTTAACTATCAAGACTATGAGTACTCAACAAATAATATCTATACAGACTCACCAACAGCAGGTATGGAGCAAAAAAATGCCCGTGTGTCTTTTCTATCTGAGTGGGATGAGGTTGATCTTTACCTGCAAGCGCATATTGAAGACTGGGATGGTATTGCCCAGCCTGTTGGCAGTATTGGTATTGTCGCCAACCCTTTAACGGGTGAGCTGTGTTCACCAGCAGATGCAGGCTCAACACGCTGCTTTGATAACTTTGGTTTTAATGATGGCAGTGATGATTTCTTTGCGGTAAGCGTCAATAATGACTCGCCTCATAAATCTGATGGCTATGGCTTTATTGCTGAAGTAAATTGGCATTTAAACGAGCAAAGTACTTTTACAACGCTTTCGAGTTTTAACGATCTCGAAAGAAGCCATGCTTTTAATTGCGATGGCTCGCCAGCTCGCTTGTGTGAAGGAGTATTAGGGTTAGATACACATCTAATTAGCCAAGAATTCAGATTACTTAACGAATTTGCTGATTACACGTTAACCAGTGGGGTGTATTTTGCAGATGAAACAATTGAGCAAGATAATTTAAATGATATTTTGCGCGATTTTCGTGGCATTTTACCCACAAACTTAACCGCGACCTTTATCTACGATAACGAAATCGAGATGCAAAATTTGGCAGTATTTAGCCAAATTGAAGTGCCTGTCGCAGATAAATGGATGATCACCGCGGGTCTTAGATATGACTATGAGTCACTTGAGTATGACTCAATCGCCACGTTAAATACGGTGCTTGATGTGAACGACTTAGACGGTGTGCTTGTACCATTTTATCGCGTCACGGATGAGCAATCAGATAATGGCTTTAGCGGGCAATTTGCAATTAATTATCGTTATTCAGATGCAAGCAATCTTTATTATCGTTTTGCAAATGGTAGTAAAAGTGGCGGCTACAATGGCGGCTTTTTGTCATCTGAAGAACAAGCAATGTTAGCAAACTACGGCAAAGAGCGCTTAAATGCCCATGAAGTTGGCTTGAAGTCGTTCTGGCCTAGCCAGCAATTAAGAATGAATTGGGCAGCGTTTTACTATGATTATAACGACCAACAGGTGTTTATGAACCAAGCGTCAGAAACACCGCAAATGCCACCAGTGCAATTACTTGAAAATGTAGCTGATTCAACAATTTATGGTCTTGAAACTGAAATTAATTACCAAGCAACTAAGCAATTAGCCATGCTACTTTCAGTAGGTTATATCCCCCATGCTGAATTTGAAGAATACGTTGACCCACTTGGTAACAGTATTACCGATAACCAACTGCCATTTACCTCTAAATGGAATGTTTCAGCGGGATTAAAATATGATACCAGCTTGGCGTCGTATCCGTTATCGGCAAACATTATTTACGATTATCAGTCTGAATTTTATTTTGATCAGAACATGAACCCATATGCTCGCCAAGACGGCTTTAGCATTGTGAATGCGCATCTAAAATACGATGTTGATAATTGGTCATTTACTTTGTGGGGCAAAAATTTATTTGATACTGAATATAGTCAGTTAAAGTTCGATTTAAGTTCGTTCCTAGGCATGCTTGAAGACTTTAAAGGGGAAGGGCGTCGCTATGGCTTTGATGTTTCACTACAATTCTAG
- a CDS encoding TIGR02285 family protein — protein sequence MRSVWSILLLLFCLPAYANKQPKAIEWIMVDFAPYYIMHDKYEGTGRDESVIKLLEKALPEVSFKRTLLPASRAVHELSNPHNNYCMLSLYQNEHRKQHIQFTEHSSTVGLSPSIAIRKELAAKLELDVTKPVSLKSLLAENLALGVSMSRSFGTNIDKVINESHDANIISRPGRDTLASLTYMLQKKRIDILLGYPSEHYYLAHSMGFEDELTQITLTEAPALSIGYVGCTKNKQGEVTVKLLDQTLEKIAHTDAFHDVLVRWLPDNLQPILEKRLKDRNESAAH from the coding sequence ATGCGTAGTGTGTGGTCTATTTTACTATTACTTTTTTGCTTGCCAGCTTATGCAAATAAGCAACCTAAAGCCATTGAGTGGATCATGGTTGATTTTGCCCCCTACTACATCATGCATGATAAATATGAAGGCACAGGTCGTGATGAAAGTGTGATCAAATTATTAGAAAAAGCACTGCCTGAGGTCTCATTTAAACGCACTTTATTGCCAGCCAGTCGTGCTGTGCATGAACTATCAAACCCACACAATAATTACTGTATGCTGTCGTTATATCAAAACGAGCACCGTAAGCAGCATATTCAGTTTACTGAACATTCATCAACTGTAGGTTTGTCGCCGTCTATTGCAATACGTAAAGAGTTAGCCGCAAAACTTGAGTTAGACGTCACAAAACCTGTGTCACTAAAATCATTATTAGCCGAAAACCTTGCATTAGGGGTATCAATGAGCCGCTCTTTCGGGACTAATATCGACAAGGTGATTAACGAAAGTCATGATGCCAATATCATTTCACGCCCCGGCAGAGACACCCTCGCAAGCTTGACTTATATGCTACAAAAAAAGCGTATTGATATATTACTTGGCTACCCAAGCGAGCATTATTATCTTGCTCATTCCATGGGCTTTGAAGATGAACTAACCCAAATCACACTTACTGAAGCACCAGCGTTAAGCATTGGCTATGTAGGCTGCACTAAAAACAAGCAAGGTGAGGTAACGGTAAAATTATTAGATCAAACACTTGAGAAAATCGCTCATACAGATGCTTTTCATGATGTGTTAGTGCGCTGGCTACCTGATAATTTGCAACCAATTTTAGAAAAGAGATTAAAAGATAGAAACGAAAGTGCCGCTCACTAA